TATACCCTCAatccaaaaagaaataagcaaaatgtCCACGTTTTATATACATAGtttgaaaaatgttcttttttctgtATATGTTTCCAAACATAAAGAAAAAGGCATACAATTTCTGCATTAAATATATACTGCTTTTTATAATCTAGTTTCTTTTTTGGAGGAAAGTTAGAATTCTGTGCAAGTACCCAGGTGTGACTTTCTATctaacatttaaaatgtatacagaatgaaaacatacaatttttaaaaatttttaccctTTAAAAACTTTAGcaaagcaaagtaaaaatatGAGGGAATACTATCAATATTACTAAGATTATTTACGAAAACTTAAGGTTATTATAGTTTAGTGTCAAATTTATTCTTatgggaatttttattttaagtttagggttttttatttaaaataaatattagatagATTTTATATCACAAGAAATGCCACAATCAATGCATTAGCAGTAGTCTATAATACTCTATTAAATGGTGCACAGTGTAAGAATGATTTGGGacaattaaatatatttcataagtTCAGAGACTTTAAAATTGGCTTTATCACTTATAGTGGCCACATTGGCAAAGTTAAGTAAGCAATGACGCATAATTGACGCTAagtgacatgttgttaaagtttacCTGGATTTGTTCCCAGTGTTCATAAATTCACACATGGTAGCTCTGAATTAGGCACAAGAGATCAAGTTATTCTTGCTTGTGGCTCTTATACATGTCTAGTTGTTCAGACAAGTGTGAAATTCACAACTGTTTCTCACAGGTCTTTAGAAGCCTAAGCTGTACAAACTAGCTCAGTTGGACAGAAGGCTGACAGaactgggttggagtgatagtgtagcagatagagtgctttccttgcatgctgctgacccaagtttgatctccagcaattcatatggtcccttaagccctccaagagttacccctgaatttaaagccaggagtaagtcctgagcacaattgagtgtggcccaaacccacttctcccctaaaaaaaaagaaaggctgacATAATAATAAGGACTTATAGCTATCTATTCAGttgcaaattatatataatttaatgcaCAACCTACAGTGATAGAATGCTTAGAAAGCATTAAAAGGGAGGTAataaatgaagatttaaaaatcaGACCTAAGTTCCAGCCCTTGTCCAGTAATTTTGGGACTTTGGACAAGTCATTTTACCTCTCCagtttttatattgcttttctgttAAATGAAGAAGTTGGACTAAGTGATGTTTACGGTCACTTCCAGTGCTAACCTCATGTGATAAGGTTCAAGATTATGAAGCAATCTTAGGTGGTATAAAATTGgcttttatatatttcattatatgaCATTCATTTCTGATAAATATTatgttgttcataataaaattaGAGGATGCAGAGAATAATTGAATAGTTACAACTCTAGGATCAAAGATCCAGTATGCATTCCAGGAATGTTGCTAATGGGAgctaaataaaaaccaaaaaaaagtggcAAATTAGTGGACAAAGGTTGGTTTTGTAGGTCATCTAGAAAAAAACATTGGAAATGAAAACTATAATTATATATCTAGTAAggaaaatagtttatttaatttcttaattttcattgttttgtgtgggtatttgattttattttagtgcCCTGAAATATCTTATTCCAGTAACATCTAAAAATGCAATCCAGAAAAGTGGGTTAACACCGGTTCACTCAGCAGCTGATGGACAAAATGTTCAGTGCCTCGAACTGCTCATTGAAAATGGCTTCGATGTTAACGTCCTGCTTGCTGACCACATATCTGAGAACTACGATGATAACAGAAAGACCGCACTATATTTTGCTGTTTCAAATAACGATATCCAATGCACAGAAGTTCTTCTGACTGCAGGTGCAAACCCAAACCTAGATCCCCTCAACTGTCTGCTAGTGGCAGTAAGGGCTAATAATCATGAAATTGTCCGGCTGCTTCTTTCCCATGGAGCAAATGTCAACTGTTATTTTATGCATGTGAATGACACTCGTTTTCCCAGTGCCATTCAATATGCCCTAAATGATGAGGTAATGATGAGGCTGTTGCTGAATAATGGCTATCAAGTGGAGATGTGCTTTGATTGCATGCACGGGGACATCTTTGGAAATACATTTGTCTGGTCCGAGATAGAGGAAGAGGAATTGCCTGGATGGACATCTTGTATAATAAAAGATAACCCGGTGAGCTCGAGTCTTTTACATTTCATACTAGTAATCATCCTACATTTCATTCATTTGGGgttataacaaaattaaaaaatcaactttttttcttcttcttgaacTTTTATTGGCCAATAATATGGGTGTATAAGTATAATTAGACATAAAAAAGGTGacatttactttctctttaatgggaaataatgcaaaaaaaagtgaaaatgtatGTAATTAATAGCATCCTTAATTGGTACCTCTAGGGGTTTGATGGAGAAAGGCATGATTCTTCCCTGCTTGTGTTGACTATAGCCACATCAGACCCACGCAAATACAGTTTTTTGAACCAAAACCTTTAAGATTCAAAGTTTCACATGAGCAAGCAaagaacttattttaatttttgttcagcACCATGAGAGCACCTTTATTTCCTATGAAGTCAATGAtagtaattttcatttaaaattgaatatcATATGATATAATCAAAGTGatgcaaaattaaattttatcaatTCTCTCAGTTTTGTGAGTTTATTACAGTTCCTTGGATGAAACACTTGGTAGGCAGCGTTATTCGGATTTTAATAGATTACATGGATTATGTCCCTCTCTGTGCGAAACTGAAATCTGCTCTTGAAGTACTGAAAGAATGGCCAGAAATTCGTCAGATACTAGGTAAATATACAACATTCCCTCAACAACTTTTAATAAAAAGTCTATAGGGGAAATTTATATCTCATTCACATTCTAcattatttgggttttttaaatattaatcttAATGTTTCCCTTGGTGTAagactataatttttcttttcttaatactTTAAACTCTTTAACTATATAATGAGATGTACCATAACTACATTATTCTGAGTAGAACTAATGCTTTAAAGGATCTAACTTCTGTAATATTACAATATTTGTAGGCTGTAATTTCTGTGTGGGCAgagattattttgattatttacatATTCTTAAGGTTTAGCATAATGTCTAATAacagtaaatattaaataaacatttagtaAATGAGTGAATGGataaattagcttttttttttgataacaCTCTCTCTCACTAAAAAACTCCAACCATCAAAAATTTGTATTACAGGCaggtagacatttttttttttttttttttttttttttttgctttttgggtcacacccggcgatgcacaggggtttctcctggttctacactcaggaattactcctggcagtgctcaggggaccatatgggatgctgggattcgaacccgggtcggccgcgtgcaaggcaaacgccctacccgctgtgctatcgctccagccccaggcaggtaGACATTTTTATTCCCTGATTAAAGTTTAATTGTGTAGCATTAGAAATTATAGTTATAattcaatattatttaaataaaaacaaatttaaaaacctAAGAGTCAACTTGAAGAGGTGTTCACTGGCCAAAGCTGGAAAAATAATTAGACTTTCAAACAGCTAATTATTTCAATTAAGTAAAGTCaactaaatgttttaaaatatactttgcaATGATTTAGTTCCAGAGGATGATAAGTACAAAGGATTTTATCTTAAAACTTTCTAGAAGACTCAAACATTTATTCCTCTTTATATTGTTTTTGCCATTCATAATCAAAGAACACATGAGCAAAagcatattttttataaaagtcttccaaattaaaagaagtaaaaagataTAATTAGATACTGCAATCTCCTATAAGCATAGAATATAGTTATTGAACATCAATTGTTGCTTATGCCAAACTATATAACTCTTTAAAACACAGAACAAATTATAGTCTTGTTAAAGAGATCAAACTTGAATCCAGTCAAGTCTATAAAAACATATATCAAAAcataagaaagagagaagacagtGAGGTAGGAAACTGTCATAAAAGTGCAGTCAGCAAAATTCAGGCTGTGGGAGATTACTACAGAGAATTAAAGTTCTTCAGATttataaaaaggaagagaagggaatggAGATAGTTTACAGATTAAAACACACTTAAAGTTCaccaattttttttagaaattattgcTGATACTGTAATGTACAGACAGCACACTTGGATAACAAGGTTCTAAAGGAAGTGATTACTGTGCAAATCAGAGTAACAGTTATTTATTTGGTAGGGATGGAAAGAAAATTGGGATGAATTGTGGCAGGGAAGTTCTATTTATGATGTAGGAAGTAGTTAAAGATGTACACctgataatataataatttatgaaACTATGCACTTGTgacatctccatactgttttccaaaaaggttgagtTGAAATGGATGATGTTTACACCAACAAAGGATGATCATGAAAGGGACAAATTTCTATACAAATAGAAAATCTGGAAGCATGCACTAGACAGTGCCAACGGTATTTATTTTatgaagacaccatgatttacaaaattattcacagttgagttttaggcatactcaACTTTTCCAGCACCATCCCagaaccagtgtcaacttccctccaccagtccaccagtgtccccaggttctgtcCCATCTCCCATACccatccatcccccaccaccaacctCTTTGATAgacacctctctctttctctttcttattttcaaactttgggtcatacccacagggctcagagctcattcctaactccatgctcagggatgattcctggccaggctcaaagaccatatgggataccagaacCCAGCCTGACcctgtataaggcaagcaccctaccctctgtactgttgctgcAGTCCCtgacaggcatattttaaagttAGGTTTTTGTGGATATATACCTATACTACCGATGGGCCCAAGGCCATTGGTCCCTGCCCCCGCCTTACCAACTTCAGTTTGTCTCTGCCTCTTACTTTTGCCTTACCCCCTCGATTTCTTCCCTTCCgttgttcttttcctttctgtactTTGGAGTCAAGGGTAATCTCAAGATCAAAACCAATTCCGAGATTATAAGGGAAACAAAATCTTAAGCCTTCTGTTAGGTACATAATTTCTAAAAGttagataaataataaagagCAAAGCAAAGATTTAAATCTGTCTCATTTCAAAATAGGTTCTCTTTCTAGCGTCACTCTGCTTCTTATAAATTGCATAGAATCTGATTCtacttgaaaattaattttccttgttTTCAAAAGTACAACTGGTTCTTACTCCTTTAGAAACGCAACCCAAGTAGGAATAAAAATAGGAAGCTTTTCCTTGTATAGTCAAATATTTTTTGTCAGGGAAAGTTTGATTGTTAATTGCTATGAGTAAGATTAACCACTGGATGTCAGGATTCCTCTAAGTATCATTTGTGTTTTCCAAGCTGTATATTTTTAGGGAAGAAATTGAAATGTTAAGTTTTTAAAGCACAGGTTTATCCAAcctattttcataaatattttttcctcagtgattttgaaacaaactttaagaaaaggttatttaaatgtttataatctcaaatataatagaaatattattttattactgaatccAATAATGGTTCCCATTATTTAACTGTCCCAGGATAATAAACACTTTTGTAATACCTTACATGAATTAATCTGTTTGGTCTTCAAATAACCCTTTAGGGAGGTATTGTTATACACATGTCACAGGTGGGCATATTGAGATCCTGGAGGCTAAATAACTCGTTCAAGGTCACACAAATGCTAAGTGTCAGAGCCAGAATCTCATACCAGCTGCATCCAGTTCTCAAATCTAAGCCAGTGATTAGAACTGTATTATAATTGAAGTATAAGGTGAAAACAAAGGCTAACACCAGATAGTTgattaaattttgtatatttaaaatctatatctatctatacacaTATTATTATTAAGTATTAGACACTGAGAGAAACCAAGATTGTGTTATGGAAATAAGGGCTCTTCTGAATCATATGTTAATTGCTTATCAGAAAGATTGGTCGGagagaaaggaagtaaagaatgATGTCTGGGCTctaagagatagttcaatggcaGAGTGcgtgtcttgcacgtggccagcctggattcaatcactagcacaatatatggtcccctgaactcatgaacagtaatccctgagcacaaccaggtgtggcccaaaaagcaccaaaaaaatgaaagaataatgtCTCTATAGCATctaattataaaaaatgtatgAGAGGTAtgagtatttgttttctttttaatatttttatttttaaagtggtgtatgtgtgtgtgtgtgtttctggagatcaaactcagaaaTTGATACATGCAaagctctttctttatttttataggggTCACATCAGCAACTCTGGGGAGCATTTTAGTGCCAGGAAATGAACCAGGGCCTTGGGCTTGAtaccccctgaactatctcctaggcaagctttgaattttttttttaaatccattcaCTCCTCTAACATAATCTAGTTGAATGCCCACTATAAAACAGAtttcctggggctagagcaatagcacagtggatagggtatttgccttgcacgcagcagacccaggttcgattcccagcatcccatatggtcccctgagcaccgagaggggtaattcctgagtgcagaggcaagactTACCCcacacgtgtgacccaaaaagcaaaaaaaaaaaaaaaaaacaaacataaaaaaacagaTTCACTTCGGACTCAGAGAGTTGAAATACTTTCATGGAACTTGCCTTCTAGGGTATTGGCCTGGAATGCTTTAATACAATACTGACTCATTTGATGTCACTGACTGCTACATTGTGCATACTTGGTTTTCAGGATGACACAATATTTCTTCAAAAGCTAGTCTGTATATTATAGATCAGTTCACTGGTACTAATTTTTATCCTTTGTCTGACCTTTTCATTGTAGAGAATCCTTGCTCATTGAAGCATTTGTGTCGGTTAAAAATTCGAAGATGTCTGGGACTTCAGCGCCTCCACCACCCAGCCTCCATGGATAAACTTGCTCTACCACCAATTATTCAAAGATACCTCTTATTTAAAGAGTATGATCTCTATGGACAAGGGCTAAAACTGCCATAAtttaagaataatatttaaaatataatcttaaaatatcttaaattaaGATTTCCTTGGAGAATTGCTTGGTATCAATCACATTACATTCTTAAATGTACTTGAATACATTGGGAGTGTTATAGCTAGATTGTGGAAACACCGtctaaagaattttatatttatagtacatgaattatattataaagattttaaagactctaccttttaaaatatttctatattttaatcttttaagttattttacaatatgtatgggctggagcgatagcacagcggttgggtattcgcctttcacgcggtcaacccatgttcgattcctctgcccctctcggagagcccggcaagctaccgagactatggagcccgcacggcagaacctggtaagctacctgtgcgtattggatatgccaaaaacagtaacaataagtctcccgatgagagatgttactggtgcccgctcaacaaatcaatgagcaacgggatgacagtgacagtgacaatatgtaTCTGAATTTCAGTTGATTATCTGCACTTGCAACAAGTCTTTCAACAATCTCTGTAGTATCAATGAGCAAGCCTGTGctatttttctactttctatttcttaccttctttctttcgtaaaaaaaattaaaaaataataaggtagggcttactcttggcgaggctctggggaccatatgggatgccagggattgaaccaggtccgTTGGTCCAAGACAAATGACCTGCCCACTGTGCCCTCTCCCTCTCGGACCCCAAGCCTCtcctattttcattaaaaaaaaagcctctttcTCAAATCTCTACTTCCAACCAGTTGCTGGCTCATTCCTCTCCTTTCCGTTTTAGTCACCTTAAGTAAAAGAACTTCCTGCCTGGTGGTTTACCTGCTGTGACCCCACTTCCTTCTCCACTGCCTTTCTCAGAGTCCTTAACCCTCCTTGTTgctaatttcattcttttctttcaaatgatTTCTGCAGCCCTTGACACCTTTGCCTACTCTCTCCCGGAAATGGTTATGCCTACTCTCTCCCGGAAATGGTCTTCCCTTAATTTGTGTAAAGCCTTTCTCTCTTACGTCTTCTCTCACCTCCCTGCctatctctgtcttcttttgacATTGCTTATCTCCTGCCAGCTTTTTCCAAAAATGGCCTAGGCCcgattttcttcttaaatatattatatttgtgggggtgagggggagttcATCCATGTCCATGATTTCAATTACTATATCaatactggagtgatagaacagcgggtagggcgtttgccttgcacacggccaacccaggttcgattcctccgaccctctcagagaacccagcaagctacccagagtatcctgctcacactgcagagcctggcaaactaaacgtggcgtattcgagattccaaaaacagtaacaagtctcacagtggagacgttactagtgcccgctcgagcaaattgatgaacagcaggacaacagtgttacagtgctctaCTGTTGgatataaattttatatctgaAAAACTGTTCTTTCTCTTATGTGCTTGACCCCATGTAGGCAGTTTGCCTAATCGATCTTTAATCACAGAGAGATTCCCTAATGAGCTCACTTCCTTTCCCCCAGAAGAATCCTTTTTCTTATGTTCTGTAGCTCCATCACACAGTTACTAATTCTGGTTCCTGAGACAAAAACCTGGACACCAGCCTTGACTGAAAGCTATTTTTTCCTTGCCCATTGTAACACATCACCAAGTCCTGGTAAGGTTATCTCCTGCAGTAATCTTTCCTAAAGCCTCACTGATTTGGCCCTAATTTCAGGTGTGATCTTTTTCCTGGCTAAGCACTGGGCACTAATCAGCTTTCCTCCCTGATGTCTTATGCCACCAAACATGCATTTGACACATGTCATCCCAGGGCTGATTTTTTACAAGTATAAGTGCAATTTCACTTCCCTGATTTGCAGTCATTCCCATGACTCTTGGGATAAAGTCCATGTTTGTGCATGGCCCTTCATGGTCTATCTTCTTGCTTTTCTCTTGAGCTTCCTCACTTGCTGTCTCTCTTCCCACTCACCCTTAATCATATTAAACAATGCTAAGtagtttgtttattcttttggcGGGGATTCCCatatgtttagatttttttttatgtgacctACTGCACTAACGAAGCACCTCAGATTTTTAGATTTTACAGCCTATCAACTGCACGAATACATAGAAAACATTAGCGTCATTATCACTGGATAAAAGAGAGGCCGCTTCAGTGTCAGAAAAGAAGATGACCCTCAAACTGAGTTATTAACATGGAACGGTTTTCGCTTTGAAAGATTTAGTGCACAGACTTAATTTCCCCACTCAGAAATgcgtaaaaaaaaatcatttcttgttCAACAATTCTCTGAGGtgtcttttcatttaaaatcacTAGACTGTAAACTAGACTATGTTCTCTTTCACCCTTGGGTCTTCGCATTGCTCCCCCACAACCTCTTTCTGaaatcttctctctcctccttatACTTTTCATCAGATCAACCACACTCCTACAAATGTCAGCTTAAATGTTGCCTGCAGCCTGGGACTCATGTTATGTTCTAGGCGTCTGTGTTTTCATCTGACTGCTGCACCCAGCTGTAATTTTTGAGTGACTGCAGTTTTACAATAATAAGATCTTActgttttgtaaaatttttagTTATCTCTAAAACACTAACACATTCGCACCagtgctgcaatttgtgttagCTAAACCACTTTCAAGTAAGTCACCAATAGTATATGCTGGCTTCAATGTGTTGATATGCAAGATTAGGGCTGTACAATTAGGGTTATAGTATAACCTCTTATAACCTCTGGTTggtatacattttatattattaaactgTAATGAACTTAATTTGAACTACAatgtttatgtataaaatttttgATTGCTCTGTGTTTATAGTTGAGGCTAAAACACAGATTTAGATTAGTATTCATTCTATAAATGAATactaatctaaaattaaaaaatagcaaagaagTTGTAAAACTGCTCTGTGATACTTCTGATGTTAAGTGAATGAGAATTTTGCCTTTTTGTTCAAGTGTTCTTGTGAACATTCCAAGATACTTTGGATactaaataaactttaaatatcCAAACTGAGTCTGTATACTATATCAGTTTTATCTTCATCTTaccacattttaaagttttctagcagtgtttttgaggggctggatagtaagaaacattcatttttatCCAATTAGGACGGTTTCTCCTAGAAAATGTCACTTAATCTCAGAGAGGGAAAGAGTTGTTACTTCCCTTATTAGCCTTATATTGCTGGAGGAGTCAAACATTCCACAGTATTACCTGTTCCCCTATCccctacactttatttaaacactgtggtttacaaagttgttcatgatgtttTGTTACaggtatttcaacaccaatcccaccaccactatcagtGGTGCCTGTTACACCACTATGGAATCAACATGATAGAGTTTTGATGACACCTTTTTATGCTACCACGATGTCCATTGCtgttttgttctttaaatattttgtccTTCATAATATAAAGAGTACAGGTAGAAAGAAAGATATGAACACTCACTTGA
The nucleotide sequence above comes from Sorex araneus isolate mSorAra2 chromosome 1, mSorAra2.pri, whole genome shotgun sequence. Encoded proteins:
- the ASB15 gene encoding ankyrin repeat and SOCS box protein 15, coding for MDINEGSDEDHLTSYDIQLTIQESIEDSKTVIYPERFVVKTLSDENRKLVDAIRQGHILELQEYVKYKYTLDEADEKGWFPLHEAAVQPIQQILEIVLDASHETLWEFKTPAGETPLTLAIKAGLEQNVRTLLEKGVCPNTKNDKGETPLLIAVKKGSYDMVAALIKHNTSLDQPCVKRWSAMHEGAKQGRKDIIALLLSHGGNVHVKDGFGVTPLGVAAEYGHCDVLEHLIHKGGDVFALADDGASVLFEAAGGGNPDCISLLLEYGGSGNVPNRAGHLPIHRAAYEGHYLALKYLIPVTSKNAIQKSGLTPVHSAADGQNVQCLELLIENGFDVNVLLADHISENYDDNRKTALYFAVSNNDIQCTEVLLTAGANPNLDPLNCLLVAVRANNHEIVRLLLSHGANVNCYFMHVNDTRFPSAIQYALNDEVMMRLLLNNGYQVEMCFDCMHGDIFGNTFVWSEIEEEELPGWTSCIIKDNPFCEFITVPWMKHLVGSVIRILIDYMDYVPLCAKLKSALEVLKEWPEIRQILENPCSLKHLCRLKIRRCLGLQRLHHPASMDKLALPPIIQRYLLFKEYDLYGQGLKLP